The following proteins come from a genomic window of Vidua chalybeata isolate OUT-0048 chromosome 2, bVidCha1 merged haplotype, whole genome shotgun sequence:
- the MFAP5 gene encoding microfibrillar-associated protein 5 — protein MKTSGTCILFCVLTLFLSPVDWFPWMVNGQELESATDGVTPDSSSGTAATPPVLLPPVQSDSETTTSSSDCREEKFPCTRLYSVHKPVKQCISYLCVTSVRRMYVINKEVCTRIVCKENEVMQDEICRQLAGLPPRRLRRSGQPLPLPCRQLLEQQRRPDAL, from the exons ATGAAGACCTCTGGAACCTGTATACTGTTTTGTGTCTTAACACTCTTCTTGTCCCCAGTTG ACTGGTTTCCATGGATGGTCAATGGGCAAGAACTGGAAAGTGCAACTG ATGGAGTTACCCCCGACAGCAGCTCTG GTACAGCTGCCACACCACCCGTGCTTCTTCCTCCTG TTCAGTCTGACAGCGAAACGACAACGTCTTCATCAG ACTGCCGTGAGGAAAAGTTCCCTTGCACGCGCCTGTACTCTGTTCACAAGCCGGTAAAGCAGTGTATCAGCTACCTCTGTGTTACAAG CGTGCGTCGCATGTACGTAATAAACAAGGAGGTGTGCACTCGCATTGTCTGCAAGGAGAATGAGGTCATGCAAG ATGAGATCTGTCGCCAGCTGGCTGGCCTTCCTCCTCGACGTCTCCGCCGATCcgggcagcccctgcctctcCCTTGCAGACAGCTCCTGGAGCAACAGCGCAGGCCTGATGCTCTGTGA